Proteins encoded together in one Diabrotica undecimpunctata isolate CICGRU chromosome 3, icDiaUnde3, whole genome shotgun sequence window:
- the Csl4 gene encoding exosome complex component CSL4 translates to MSESLICLPGQRLCLCDKVYTSGQGTYERQGYIYSQLAGYVDVVEKDGVKIVEVHTSGEQTVVPAQGDIVTAQVSVITQQYAKCFIKCVGDTVLRRPFKAVLRREDVRATEKDKVEIYKSFRPGDIILARVLPITEAHNYQLSTAENELGVVIAHSENGHPMVPISWTEMQCSKSFVKETRKVAKVVPENYNENISTG, encoded by the exons ATGTCAGAATCTCTTATCTGTCTTCCTGGACAAAGGCTCTGCCTATGCGATAAAGTTTATACATCTGGACAAGGAACCTATGAACGGCAGGGATATATTTATTCACAATTAGCTGGTTATGTGGATGTAGTGGAAAAGGATG GTGTGAAAATTGTTGAAGTACATACTAGTGGTGAACAAACAGTTGTTCCAGCTCAAGGTGATATAGTAACAGCTCAAGTATCAGTCATTACTCAGCAATATGCCAAGTGTTTTATAAAATGTGTGGGAGATACAGTGTTAAGAAGACCTTTTAAAGCAGTACTTCGTAGAGAAGATGTGAGAGCCAcagaaaaagacaaagttgaaATTTATAAGAGTTTCCGACCCGGAGATATCATCTTAGCAAGAGTG TTGCCCATAACAGAAGCTCACAACTACCAATTATCAACAGCTGAAAATGAATTAGGAGTTGTGATAGCTCATTCAGAAAATGGCCATCCAATGGTACCAATCAGTTGGACAGAAATGCAATGCTCTAAATCATTTGTTAAAGAaacaagaaaggtagcaaaggtTGTACCAGAAAATTATAATGAAAATATATCTACAGGGTGA